The Herminiimonas arsenitoxidans genome window below encodes:
- a CDS encoding TonB-dependent hemoglobin/transferrin/lactoferrin family receptor, producing the protein MKLCRKKLALATMLVLQQWPAHQAGAQQLSKLDEITVTSTRGTSGDISRAAATVSVITAEEMEQQNAKDIKDALRYEPGVEVRRAVNRTSGISGASATAGRGGNEGITIRGLDGNRVLLLEDGIPVPRAFSVGTLSAGRGSYLDTDLYQRIEVLRGPASSMYGSDGLTGAVNFVIKDPQDYLNIFNKNTYFALRPSYDSVDNSYGTSGTFAIGGERWQGMLLLNTRHGKETDNKGERDVIGSTRTTPDPSTYDTQSALGRVVFRATAQDVFKLTLATTENKTSTNSLSALGPASVGTVSGYQTTSNVQSDRVSLAYERDDAENTAIQKIRANLFYRDAKTNQYTFESGTGSGRPRFRNVTYEDTAIGGGVMAESRFDLGSVRNQLVYGVDVSRSTLSQQASGTGWTVCTGTQYCELFPKTNYSIFGAYVQDDMRFGKLSVIPGLRYDAYELNPQASARYDAQANANGQPASRSKDNALSPRLAFVYEVTPALVPYAQYARGFRAPSPHEVNSYFNNVGTPNQSYMQIANPNLKAETSNSFEIGLRGKMDFVDSRVRYSAAAFAGKYKNFIELVQIGGNFSVATPAINQYINASRANIHGVEGRVDWRWNAGWTVRGGFAYTQGDSINRNGVKAGLDSISPLSVVAGLRYEKNQTWFVQGDVLYNTGKKRSDLASQTVTVSNQAQPAFVPSSFAILDLSSGYRFSKNVSLNVGVRNLFDRKYWVWNDVRGLGLAGNAGNLDAYTSPGRSLNASLKIEY; encoded by the coding sequence ATGAAGTTATGCAGGAAGAAACTCGCCTTGGCCACCATGCTCGTCTTGCAGCAATGGCCAGCACATCAAGCAGGTGCACAACAACTCAGCAAGCTCGATGAAATCACTGTGACCTCTACACGTGGTACCTCGGGCGACATCTCGCGTGCGGCAGCGACTGTATCTGTCATCACGGCAGAAGAGATGGAGCAGCAGAACGCTAAGGACATCAAGGATGCGCTGCGCTATGAGCCGGGCGTTGAAGTAAGGCGGGCAGTCAACCGCACCAGTGGTATCAGCGGAGCGAGTGCCACTGCCGGACGTGGCGGAAATGAAGGAATTACTATTCGCGGACTGGATGGCAACCGTGTGTTGTTATTGGAGGATGGCATCCCGGTTCCGCGAGCATTCAGCGTTGGTACTTTGAGTGCTGGACGCGGTAGTTATTTGGATACGGATTTGTATCAACGTATAGAAGTGTTACGTGGGCCAGCCTCGTCGATGTACGGCAGTGATGGCTTGACGGGCGCGGTTAATTTCGTGATTAAGGACCCGCAGGACTACCTGAATATCTTCAATAAGAATACGTACTTTGCATTACGTCCGTCCTATGACTCAGTAGATAACAGTTACGGTACGAGCGGAACATTTGCAATCGGTGGCGAGCGTTGGCAGGGTATGTTGCTACTAAATACCAGGCATGGGAAAGAGACGGATAACAAGGGTGAGCGGGATGTCATCGGTAGCACTCGCACGACGCCTGATCCATCAACGTATGACACTCAGTCGGCCTTGGGTCGTGTCGTGTTTCGTGCTACGGCGCAAGATGTCTTCAAGCTGACGTTGGCGACAACGGAAAATAAAACTTCGACTAATAGCCTGTCCGCTCTCGGTCCTGCTTCTGTTGGGACGGTTAGTGGTTATCAGACAACGAGCAATGTACAAAGTGATCGTGTCAGTTTGGCATACGAACGCGACGATGCCGAAAATACAGCCATTCAGAAAATTCGTGCCAATCTGTTTTATCGTGATGCAAAGACCAATCAATATACTTTTGAAAGCGGAACTGGTTCTGGAAGGCCGCGTTTCCGCAATGTAACGTATGAGGATACGGCGATCGGCGGTGGCGTGATGGCTGAAAGCCGTTTTGATCTCGGCTCAGTGCGTAATCAGCTGGTGTACGGAGTTGATGTCAGCAGGAGCACGCTAAGTCAACAAGCGAGCGGCACAGGTTGGACGGTTTGTACTGGAACGCAATATTGCGAACTATTTCCGAAAACGAATTACTCAATTTTTGGTGCTTATGTGCAGGACGATATGCGCTTTGGGAAGTTGAGTGTCATTCCGGGATTGCGTTATGACGCGTATGAGCTAAATCCTCAAGCGAGTGCGCGCTATGACGCACAAGCAAATGCGAATGGTCAGCCGGCTTCGCGTAGTAAAGATAATGCGCTCTCGCCAAGATTGGCATTTGTGTATGAGGTGACGCCGGCGTTGGTGCCTTATGCGCAATATGCACGAGGTTTCCGTGCGCCGTCGCCACATGAAGTGAACTCCTACTTCAACAATGTCGGTACTCCGAATCAATCGTACATGCAAATTGCTAATCCGAACCTGAAAGCGGAAACCAGCAATTCTTTTGAAATTGGTTTGCGTGGCAAGATGGACTTTGTAGATAGTCGCGTACGGTACAGCGCAGCTGCATTTGCTGGAAAATATAAAAATTTCATAGAGCTTGTGCAGATTGGCGGTAACTTCTCAGTTGCGACTCCTGCTATCAACCAATACATCAATGCATCTCGTGCAAACATCCATGGTGTGGAAGGGCGCGTTGACTGGCGCTGGAATGCGGGCTGGACGGTACGAGGTGGCTTTGCTTATACACAAGGCGATAGCATCAACCGGAATGGTGTGAAAGCCGGCCTGGATTCCATTTCTCCGTTGTCAGTCGTAGCGGGATTACGCTATGAGAAAAACCAAACTTGGTTTGTGCAAGGTGATGTGCTTTACAACACAGGGAAGAAGCGTAGCGACCTTGCATCACAAACTGTAACTGTCTCTAATCAAGCGCAGCCAGCGTTCGTCCCTTCATCGTTTGCCATTCTGGACCTATCGAGTGGTTATCGCTTCAGCAAAAACGTCAGTCTTAATGTCGGTGTACGAAATTTATTCGATCGCAAATATTGGGTCTGGAATGACGTGCGTGGACTTGGGCTTGCTGGCAATGCAGGCAATTTGGATGCTTACACCTCTCCCGGTCGCAGCCTCAATGCCAGTCTAAAAATCGAATACTAA
- a CDS encoding hemin-degrading factor → MRYTKLMSALLATLALSGTALADADADALKAKQVALQAEQPGLFARDVAQKLGVSEAKLLAADIGRGATLLRSDVATYKALFNRMHELGRIKAITRNENGVIERTAVALPPKLDDKGRVMLGSGFVGTEIDLRFKMDSWGYAFAVVAPRGGGRTSRSLQFFDKNGEAIHKVYLNDEKGVPAFDKLVAEFKAADQKPNWAVAAVKPAKPLTDMHIKELRSAWYEMTDVHEFQRLINDFGISRERAFELIGTDAAYKITGKSVEALLETASKKEQPIMVFVSNSGMVQIYSGLIEKTEAKNGWFNVLDPDFDLHLRQSGVDHGWVVRRPAKSGTITSVEFYDAKGEQVVNFFSRRDQGKEETKVWRDIVGSLARLP, encoded by the coding sequence ATGAGATACACAAAATTGATGAGTGCTTTACTGGCGACGTTGGCTTTGTCCGGCACGGCGCTGGCGGATGCAGATGCTGACGCCCTCAAGGCAAAACAAGTAGCCTTGCAAGCTGAGCAACCAGGTCTGTTTGCAAGAGACGTCGCGCAAAAACTCGGTGTCAGTGAAGCGAAACTGCTGGCAGCCGACATCGGTCGCGGTGCGACGCTGCTGCGCTCAGATGTGGCTACTTACAAAGCCTTGTTTAACCGTATGCACGAACTGGGTCGGATCAAGGCGATTACACGCAATGAAAACGGCGTCATCGAACGTACTGCAGTCGCGTTGCCGCCCAAGCTGGATGATAAAGGTCGTGTGATGCTGGGTAGCGGTTTCGTTGGTACCGAGATCGATTTGCGCTTCAAGATGGATAGCTGGGGTTATGCATTTGCGGTGGTCGCGCCCCGTGGCGGTGGCAGGACCAGCCGCAGCTTGCAATTCTTTGACAAGAATGGCGAGGCTATCCACAAGGTTTATCTGAACGATGAAAAAGGTGTGCCGGCGTTTGACAAGCTGGTGGCCGAGTTCAAGGCGGCGGATCAAAAGCCGAACTGGGCTGTCGCTGCCGTCAAGCCAGCGAAACCTTTGACCGACATGCATATCAAGGAACTGCGCAGTGCCTGGTACGAAATGACCGACGTGCATGAATTCCAGCGCCTGATTAATGACTTCGGTATTTCGCGCGAACGTGCGTTTGAACTGATCGGCACCGATGCTGCTTACAAAATCACCGGCAAGTCGGTGGAAGCCCTGCTGGAAACAGCTTCCAAGAAGGAGCAGCCGATTATGGTGTTTGTGAGCAACTCAGGCATGGTTCAGATCTATAGCGGCCTGATCGAGAAAACCGAGGCCAAGAACGGTTGGTTTAATGTGCTGGATCCGGACTTCGATCTGCATCTGCGCCAGTCAGGTGTCGATCACGGCTGGGTGGTGCGTCGCCCGGCCAAGAGCGGAACAATTACTTCGGTGGAATTCTATGATGCGAAAGGTGAGCAAGTTGTTAACTTTTTCTCCCGTCGCGATCAAGGCAAGGAAGAAACCAAAGTTTGGCGCGATATAGTTGGCAGTTTGGCACGCTTGCCTTAA
- the rpsL gene encoding 30S ribosomal protein S12, which translates to MPTINQLIRQPRVSARVKSKSPALENSPQKRGVCTRVYTTTPKKPNSALRKVAKVRLTNGFEVISYIGGEGHNLQEHSVVLLRGGRVKDLPGVRYHMVRGALDTQGVKDRKQARSKYGTKRAKAGKK; encoded by the coding sequence ATGCCAACCATCAATCAACTGATTCGCCAGCCGCGTGTTTCTGCACGCGTCAAGAGCAAATCGCCGGCGCTGGAAAACAGCCCGCAAAAACGCGGCGTATGTACCCGCGTTTACACCACAACTCCAAAGAAGCCTAACTCGGCTCTGCGTAAAGTTGCCAAAGTGCGTTTGACCAACGGTTTCGAAGTAATTTCGTATATCGGCGGTGAAGGCCATAACCTGCAAGAACATAGCGTCGTGCTGTTGCGCGGCGGTCGTGTAAAAGATTTGCCGGGTGTGCGTTACCACATGGTTCGCGGCGCGTTGGATACCCAAGGTGTTAAAGACCGTAAGCAAGCACGTTCGAAGTACGGTACCAAGCGTGCAAAAGCTGGCAAGAAGTAA